A single region of the Macrobrachium rosenbergii isolate ZJJX-2024 chromosome 5, ASM4041242v1, whole genome shotgun sequence genome encodes:
- the LOC136838439 gene encoding fibroin heavy chain-like, with protein sequence MATTKVVLCLLLAFTTATPQSPTRLYETPSAGGSSSAGGFGGSSSGGFGGSAGGSAAGGLGAQGGSAAGGLGGSAAGGFGGSSGGFGGSATGGSSAGGLGGSGTGGFGGSSSGFGGSAAGGLGGSGTGGFGGSSSGFGGSAAGGLGGSGTGGFGGSSSGFGGSAAGGHGGSATGGFGGSSSGFGGSAAGGHGGSSTGGFGSTSGSFGGLSGGGLGGSAGGISSGSVGGSSSGFGGSSGGGLGGSTASGLGGSQTGGYGGSRPSATSGGAFGGSRPSGASAGAFGGSRPSGSSSGTFGGSSGTFGGSQPSGSSSGAFGGSRPSGSSGTFGGSRPSGSSGTFGGSRPSGTSPGSSTAGSFGGSQTTGYGGSPSGSTGSPGTFGGSRPSGSASGAFGGSRPSGSASGAFGGSRPSGSASGAFGGSRPSGSVSGAFGGSSPAGSPSGAFGGSSGSRPGGSPSGTFGGSRPGGSPAGAFGGSRPSGSSSAGYGGSSPSGSAAGFGGSRPGGAAPGAFGGSRPGGSSAGAFGGARPGGSTPGSFGGSQPSGPSTGTFGGSRPSVDFQKPSGPVIPILVDERDGPHADGSYSFNFETGNGISRQEQGYPQGEAGAVAQQGAWSFTFPDGTPANFQFVADGDGFRVESDLLPTPPPLPAHAIAQIEKAAQEDAAAAAAGHGRPSQSGSGSQFSGAGAGSQFSGAGAGSQYSGTGAGAGAGSRFPGAGAGAGAGAGSRFPGAEAGAGTGTGSRFPGAGAGAGAGSRFPGAGTGAGAGTGSRFPGAGAGAGSQFPGAGAGAGAGTGSRFPGAGAGAGAGSQFPGAGAGSGSRFPGAGAGAGAGTGSRFPGAGAGSQLSGAGAGYQYSGAGAGAGSLFPGAGAGAGAGTGSRFPGAGAGAGSQFPGAGAGAGAGAGTGSRFPGAGAGAGAGSQFPGAGAGTGAGSQFPGAGAGAGSPFSGTGAGSQFPGAGAGAGAGSGSPVRQPLRPAPRPSPPAPSKTYGYP encoded by the exons ATGGCGACCACA AAAGTGGTGTTATGCCTTCTTTTGGCATTTACGACTGCCACTCCCCAATCTCCGACAAGGCTGTACGAGACTCCTAGTGCAGGCGGGTCATCATCAGCCGGAGGCTTTGGAGGATCATCTAGCGGTGGCTTTGGAGGATCTGCCGGTGGTTCTGCTGCCGGTGGACTTGGTGCTCAAGGAGGGTCAGCTGCAGGAGGACTTGGAGGCTCAGCTGCTGGCGGATTTGGTGGTTCATCCGGTGGTTTTGGAGGCTCGGCTACAGGCGGTTCATCTGCTGGGGGACTTGGAGGCTCAGGCACTGGTGGATTTGGTGGTTCATCTAGTGGTTTTGGAGGATCAGCTGCTGGGGGACTTGGAGGCTCAGGTACTGGTGGATTTGGTGGTTCCTCCAGTGGTTTTGGAGGATCAGCTGCTGGGGGACTTGGAGGCTCAGGTACTGGTGGATTTGGTGGTTCCTCCAGTGGTTTTGGAGGATCAGCTGCTGGGGGACATGGAGGCTCAGCTACTGGCGGATTTGGTGGTTCCTCCAGTGGTTTTGGAGGATCAGCTGCTGGGGGACATGGAGGTTCATCTACAGGAGGATTTGGAAGCACATCAGGTAGCTTTGGAGGTTTGTCTGGTGGAGGGTTAGGAGGTTCTGCTGGTGGAATCTCATCTGGCAGCGTTGGTGGTTCATCAAGTGGATTTGGAGGCTCATCTGGTGGTGGTCTGGGAGGATCTACAGCATCTGGTTTAGGAGGTTCTCAAACTGGTGGATATGGTGGCTCAAGACCAAGTGCAACATCTGGTGGAGCCTTTGGCGGATCACGTCCTTCAGGTGCATCTGCAGGAGCCTTCGGTGGATCTCGTCCAAGTGGATCATCTTCTGGAACCTTCGGTGGATCATCTGGAACTTTTGGAGGATCTCAACCAAGTGGCTCATCTTCTGGAGCCTTTGGTGGATCTCGGCCAAGTGGATCATCTGGTACTTTTGGTGGATCTCGCCCAAGCGGATCATCTGGTACCTTTGGTGGATCTCGCCCAAGCGGAACATCCCCCGGATCCTCGACTGCTGGTAGTTTTGGAGGTTCTCAGACCACTGGATACGGTGGTTCCCCTAGTGGAAGCACTGGATCACCTGGAACTTTTGGAGGATCTCGTCCAAGTGGATCAGCTTCTGGAGCCTTTGGAGGATCTCGTCCAAGTGGATCAGCTTCTGGAGCCTTTGGAGGATCTCGTCCAAGTGGATCAGCTTCTGGAGCCTTTGGAGGATCTCGTCCAAGTGGATCGGTTTCTGGAGCCTTTGGAGGATCTAGTCCAGCTGGTTCACCCTCTGGAGCCTTTGGTGGATCTTCTGGATCTCGTCCAGGAGGGTCACCCTCTGGAACCTTTGGAGGATCTCGTCCAGGAGGATCACCCGCTGGAGCCTTTGGTGGATCTCGCCCAAGTGGATCATCATCTGCAGGTTATGGTGGATCAAGCCCAAGTGGATCTGCTGCAGGATTTGGTGGATCTCGTCCAGGTGGAGCTGCCCCTGGTGCCTTTGGTGGATCTCGCCCCGGCGGATCATCCGCTGGAGCTTTTGGTGGGGCTCGTCCAGGTGGATCTACCCCAGGAAGCTTTGGGGGATCTCAACCATCTGGACCTTCTACTGGAACCTTTGGAGGATCTCGCCCCTCTGTTGACTTCCAGAAGCCTTCTGGTCCTGTCATCCCAATCCTTGTTGATGAACGTGATGGTCCTCACGCCGACGGCTCCTACAGCTTCAACTTTGAGACTGGCAACGGCATCAGCCGCCAAGAACAGGGGTACCCACAAGGGGAAGCAGGAGCTGTGGCACAGCAGGGAGCTTGGTC ATTCACATTCCCCGACGGCACTCCGGCTAACTTCCAGTTTGTGGCTGACGGAGACGGTTTCCGTGTAGAGTCAGACCTCCTACCTACTCCTCCCCCTCTACCTGCTCATGCAATTGCTCAAATTGAAAAGGCAGCACAAGAAGATGCCGCTGCTGCAGCTGCAGGACACGGCAGGCCATCTCAGTCTGGATCAGGATCTCAGTTCTCTGGTGCTGGAGCTGGTTCCCAGTTCTCAGGTGCTGGAGCTGGATCCCAGTACTCAGGCACTGgagctggagctggagctggTTCCCGGTTCCCAGGTGCTGGTGCTGGAGCTGGAGCTGGGGCTGGTTCCCGGTTCCCAGGTGCTGAAGCTGGAGCTGGAACTGGAACTGGTTCTCGGTTCCCAGGTgctggagctggagctggagctggTTCCCGGTTCCCAGGTGCTGGAACTGGAGCTGGAGCTGGAACTGGTTCTCGGTTCCCAGGTGCTGGAGCTGGAGCTGGTTCCCAGTTCCCAGGTgctggagctggagctggagctggaACTGGTTCTCGGTTCCCAGGTgctggagctggagctggagctggTTCCCAGTTCCCAGGCGCCGGAGCTGGAAGTGGTTCCCGGTTCCCAGGTgctggagctggagctggagctggaACTGGTTCCCGGTTCCCAGGTGCTGGAGCTGGTTCCCAGCTCTCAGGTGCTGGAGCTGGATATCAGTACTCAGGCGCTGGAGCTGGAGCTGGCTCCCTGTTCCCTGGTgctggagctggagctggagctggaACTGGTTCCCGGTTCCCAGGTGCTGGAGCTGGAGCTGGTTCCCAGTTCCCAGGTgctggagctggagctggagCCGGAGCTGGAACTGGCTCCCGGTTCCCAGGTGCTGGGGCTGGAGCTGGAGCTGGTTCCCAATTCCCAGGTGCTGGAGCTGGAACTGGAGCTGGTTCCCAGTTCCCAGGTGCTGGAGCTGGAGCTGGATCTCCATTCTCCGGAACTGGAGCTGGCtctcaatttcctggagctggagctggagctggagctggaTCCGGATCACCCGTTCGCCAACCGCTGCGTCCAGCACCTCGTCCAAGCCCCCCTGCTCCGAGCAAGACCTACGGCTACCCATAA
- the LOC136839042 gene encoding keratin, type I cytoskeletal 9-like: MAITQPTSGVSLALPGSHSSGPLTLPGLSTGLFGGLPNNYGRPPTGVLSSGIGNPVASGAGGFLQPGFGSSTVSGHFGGSQTGVHGSSLTENSGNVGHHPPGSLIGGYGAPQTGLGEPSAGNLGNSFTSGFGGSAIVGSGGLHGGGSPTSGFGNSFTGDFGGSQFGGYGSSVPRSEGDIGLNPPVLQVYLMEEASEALRLAGFGGTSAAGLGSPSISSFGGFVSGTHGGLPGGYFGNSQVEGYQQPTTGSFGGSVIGNLLTQQPTGSLTGGYASLEGNFGESLTGSSVGSYGSPSNVGFGSLTGIGFGATTVGSSGSSSTGGFGTSPGGNFVGGSLGSFQGQTRPVVPILEDQREEPYPSGIYRFRYATGNGIVRQEEGYPDGGMVSQQGGWSFTFPDGTPAIANYVADGNGFHIDSNLLPIPPPPPPHAIAQIEKAQQEDAAAAAAGYQLSEDGTYEPIPGSHGQIFNYGTQVTGSGSQFSVTVNPSGDEFSSSGNIQLKPDLVPTALEMSSLAQETHKHWLMELGSSSLA; encoded by the exons ATGGCAATAACG CAACCAACTTCAGGTGTATCTTTAGCTTTACCAGGATCACACAGCAGTGGACCTTTAACATTACCTGGCTTATCAACTGGTTTATTTGGAGGTTTACCTAATAACTATGGACGCCCACCTACAGGGGTGTTATCCAGTGGTATAGGAAATCCTGTAGCAAGTGGCGCTGGTGGGTTCCTTCAACCTGGTTTTGGCAGTTCAACAGTATCTGGGCATTTCGGAGGCTCTCAGACTGGAGTACATGGTAGCTCTTTGACAGAAAATTCTGGAAATGTTGGACACCATCCACCAGGCTCATTAATTGGAGGTTATGGTGCTCCTCAAACTGGTCTTGGGGAACCTTCAGCAGGAAATCTTGGAAATTCCTTTACCAGTGGTTTTGGTGGCTCTGCTATTGTTGGTTCTGGAGGTTTGCATGGTGGAGGTTCTCCAACAAGTGGATTTGGGAATTCCTTCACTGGTGACTTTGGAGGTTCTCAGTTTGGTGGCTATGGCAGTTCTGTGCCAAGAAGTGAAGGAGATATTGGACTCAACCCA CCGGTTCTGCAGGTTTATTTGATGGAGGAAGCTTCGGAGGCTCTCAGGCTGGCAG gttttggtggaacctcagCTGCTGGTCTTGGAAGCCCTTCAATTTCAAGTTTTGGTGGCTTTGTTTCTGGTACTCATGGAGGTTTACCAGGTGGGTACTTTGGAAATTCTCAAGTGGAAGGATATCAACAACCTACAACAGGAAGTTTCGGAGGATCTGTGATCGGAAACCTGCTAACACAACAGCCAACAGGATCACTGACAGGAGGTTATGCTTCCTTAGAAGGAAATTTTGGAGAATCTTTAACTGGATCATCAGTAGGAAGTTATGGAAGCCCCTCTAATGTAGGTTTTGGAAGCTTAACAGGAATTGGTTTTGGTGCTACAACTGTGGGGAGTTCTGGTTCCTCATCTACTGGAGGATTTGGAACTTCACCAGGAGGAAACTTTGTTGGGGGATCTCTTGGAAGTTTTCAAGGTCAAACACGACCTGTGGTGCCTATTCTTGAGGATCAACGAGAAGAACCATATCCTAGTGGCATCTACAGATTTAGATATGCAACCGGAAATGGCATTGTTCGTCAAGAGGAAGGATACCCAGATGGTGGAATGGTTTCACAACAAGGAGGATGGTC ATTCACATTCCCAGATGGCACCCCAGCAATTGCTAATTATGTTGCTGATGGAAACGGCTTCCATATAGACTCTAATCTGCTACccatacctcctcctcctccacctcacgCAATTGCTCAAATCGAGAAGGCCCAGCAGGAAGATGCTGCAGCTGCTGCAGCTGGATATCAGTTATCTGAAGATGGCACTTACGAGCCCATCCCTGGATCACATGGTCAAATTTTCAATTATGGAACTCAGGTTACTGGAAGTGGATCACAATTCTCCGTTACCGTAAATCC CTCTGGAGATGAGTTCTCTAGCTCAGGAAATATACAACTGAAACCGGATCTGGTTCCCACAGCTCTGGAGATGAGTTCTCTAGCTCAGGAAACGCACAAACACTGGCTTATGGAGCTGGGCTCAAGTTCTCTGGCTTAA
- the LOC136839043 gene encoding uncharacterized transmembrane protein DDB_G0289901-like produces MVIGEELGGGLLIGEIVAWEDGGVGYSVIIHKARVSEKVRNEEGALTSYKKNWGFHWSSFISTPSYNHDTNALAATLTGVTSESTGYTYQTPSAPLALPGEPGAAGALGSASSSVGAFGSSNTQGGLFSGATGGLSGGFGSSALGGFGSTAAGSLGGSLGGNFGSSGGNYGGSLQSGFGGSAAGSFGSSLNSGFGGSLNPAGSAGINLGGLSGLGTQVTSGFGISTGGSVGGSSSGNFVGQQSFGSLAGGYGANSNAGFGGLNGANLGGSSGLGALATGGFGAPGAVDFVGQHPSGSSAGGYGGTASAGFGGSTGSGLGGSTSGNFGTLPKGVFGSASGRNIGGGFGGHVQVSPVSFYGQSRPVIPILQDQREGPHADGVYRFRYATGNGITREEVGYPQGGMVSQRGGWSFTFPDGTPAVVNFVADGDGFKVDSNLLPTPPPLPPHAIAQIEKARQEDAAAAAAGYQTAYDGTYQPGPGSQFLGAQNQILNSASQIVGAGSQVSGTGSGIQYQGSGSQISVSGASNGHFGSVSPSSSGQQFGTGLLPGSPSPSRTYGLP; encoded by the exons ATGGTGATTGGGGAGGAGTTGGGTGGGGGGTTACTCATAGGAGAGATAGTGGCTTGGGAGGATGGGGGGGTGGGGTACTCTGTCATAATACATAAAGCAAGAGTGTCAGAGAAGGTAAGAAATGAGGAAGGTGCCCTGACATCGTATAAAAAGAACTGGGGATTCCACTGGTCATCATTCATCTCAACTCCATCGTACAACCATGACACGAACG CTTTGGCTGCAACACTCACAGGTGTCACTTCTGAATCGACAGGATATACATACCAAACTCCTAGTGCACCATTAGCCCTTCCTGGTGAGCCTGGTGCAGCAGGGGCTCTTGGATCAGCAAGTTCCTCTGTTGGTGCTTTTGGTTCATCTAACACACAAGGAGGACTATTTAGCGGAGCAACAGGAGGATTATCTGGTGGTTTCGGAAGCTCTGCACTTGGTGGCTTTGGCAGCACAGCAGCTGGTAGTTTAGGAGGTTCCCTTGGTGGGAATTTTGGAAGCTCTGGTGGAAATTATGGAGGTTCTCTTCAGTCAGGTTTTGGAGGATCTGCAGCAGGCAGCTTTGGAAGCTCGTTAAACTCTGGCTTTGGTGGTTCTCTCAATCCTGCTGGGTCAGCTGGAATTAACCTTGGAGGCTTGTCTGGATTAGGTACTCAAGTTACCTCTGGATTTGGAATTTCCACTGGAGGAAGTGTTGGGGGATCCTCTAGTGGAAATTTTGTTGGTCAGCAGTCATTTGGATCACTAGCAGGAGGTTATGGAGCTAACTCTAATGCAGGGTTTGGGGGATTAAACGGAGCTAACCTAGGAGGATCATCTGGATTGGGTGCTTTAGCTACTGGAGGCTTTGGAGCACCTGGTGCTGTTGATTTTGTTGGTCAGCATCCAAGTGGATCGTCTGCTGGCGGTTATGGAGGTACCGCCAGTGCAGGTTTCGGAGGCTCAACTGGATCTGGTTTGGGCGGTTCGACCTCAGGAAATTTTGGCACCTTGCCTAAAGGTGTATTTGGAAGTGCTTCAGGAAGAAACattggtggaggatttggagggcACGTCCAGGTTTCACCTGTTAGTTTCTATGGTCAGTCTCGCCCTGTGATACCAATCCTTCAGGATCAACGTGAAGGACCTCACGCAGATGGCGTATACAGGTTTAGATATGCTACTGGGAACGGTATCACTCGTGAGGAAGTAGGATATCCTCAAGGAGGAATGGTATCACAGCGAGGAGGATGGTC ATTCACATTCCCTGATGGCACCCCTGCCGTTGTTAATTTTGTTGCTGATGGAGACGGCTTCAAAGTAGACTCAAatctcctacctaccccacctcctcttcctcctcatgcAATTGCTCAGATTGAAAAAGCAAGACAAGAGGATGCCGCGGCAGCCGCTGCGGGATATCAGACAGCATATGACGGAACTTACCAACCAGGCCCTGGATCTCAGTTTTTGGGAGCACAAAACCAAATACTCAATTCAGCATCTCAGATCGTTGGAGCTGGTTCTCAGGTATCTGGTACTGGCTCTGGAATTCAATACCAAGGCTCTGGGTCACAGATATCTGTCTCTGGAGCTAGCAACGGGCACTTTGGTTCTGTAAGTCCATCATCCTCTGGTCAACAGTTTGGCACAGGCCTTCTTCCAGGTTCTCCAAGTCCAAGCAGGACTTATGGACTCCCATAG
- the LOC136839044 gene encoding uncharacterized protein yields the protein MAVTATIPGGVKSNPGVYLDQSGIGASTGLQLGATGASLGGSLGTVVGPTAGVNSILEGSVISTGGGQLLTTGFPGVSPVNLGGSFSGYAGGFRPVIPILLDHRQGPYPDDSHLPDGTPTFVNFVADANGFRAESDRLPVAPLHAIAQIEKAKQEDAALATSGYEYDSQGGISPLGTTALLSQYGSSVSGSGDLLSQRYGAPLRLWLWGSDPKFVLGWISHWLSSTASYQYPS from the exons ATGGCAGTTACTGCTACAATCCCAGGAGGAGTCAAGTCTAACCCAGGGGTTTACCTGGACCAAAGTGGCATCGGGGCATCAACTGGACTACAGCTGGGTGCAACAGGTGCCTCATTAGGAGGTTCTCTGGGAACTGTTGTCGGACCAACAGCTGGTGTTAATAGTATCCTGGAAGGATCTGTAATTTCCACAGGAGGAGGACAATTACTGACTACAGGATTTCCAGGTGTTTCACCTGTAAACCTCGGAGGATCCTTTTCAGGATATGCTGGTGGTTTTCGTCCTGTGATACCAATCCTTCTGGATCATCGCCAAGGACCTTATCCTGATG ATTCACACCTTCCTGACGGCACGCCAACTTTCGTCAACTTTGTCGCCGATGCAAATGGCTTCCGCGCAGAATCAGATCGACTGCCGGTTGCGCCCCTTCATGCAATTGCTCAGATTGAAAAGGCGAAGCAGGAGGACGCTGCCCTGGCCACTTCCGGGTACGAATATGACTCTCAGGGTGGAATTTCTCCTTTGGGAACCACAGCTCTTCTCTCTCAGTATGGGTCCAGTGTCTCTGGCTCTGGAGATCTGCTCTCACAGAGATATGGCGCTCCTCTTCGGCTCTGGCTTTGGGGCTCTGATCCCAAGTTTGTACTGGGCTGGATCAGTCACTGGCTCTCCTCTACGGCCAGTTATCAGTATCCCAGTTAG